The proteins below come from a single Malus domestica chromosome 03, GDT2T_hap1 genomic window:
- the LOC103430624 gene encoding BTB/POZ domain-containing protein At1g03010-like isoform X2, which yields MMVPMRMPISDVSSDLTVEIGASSFALHKFPLVSKSGRIRRLLLEAKDAKVSRIILSAVPGGPEGFELAAKFCYGVHVEITQSNVAMLRCVAHFLEMTEEYAEKNMETRAEAYLKETVLPNISKSISVLHRCETLLPAAEETNLVSRLINAIANNACKEQLTSGLLKLDHNFTAKGAPNMEPETPADWWGKALTVLSLDFFQRVLSAVKTKGLKQDMISKILINYAHNSLQGLVVRDNQLVKGSLLDLELQKKQRIIVEAIVSLLPTQSRKSPVPMAFLSSLLKTAIAASASTSCRSDLERRIGLQLDQAILEDILIPANSHGNNHSTIYDTDAVLRIFSIFLNLDEDDDDEDNHLRDESEMVYDFDSPGSPKQSSILKVSKLLDNYLAEVALDSNLMPSKFIALAELLPDHARILSDGLYRAVDIFLKVHPNLKDSERYRLCKTIDCQKLSQEACSHAAQNERLPVQMAVQVLYFEQIRLRNAMNGGHNQFFFGAINGTQFPQRSGSGAGSGAISPRDNYASVRRENRELKLEVARMRMRLTDLEKDHVSMKQELVKSHPANKLFKSFTKKLGKLNALFKINSIKPLGGKAHSESRFPFQKRRRHSVS from the exons ATGATGGTACCTATGAGAAT GCCAATCTCTGATGTTTCTAGCGATCTTACTGTGGAAATAGGAGCATCAAGCTTTGCACTTCACAAG TTCCCCCTAGTTTCTAAGAGTGGAAGGATTCGGAGACTGTTGCTTGAAGCAAAAGATGCAAAAGTTTCGCGCATAATTCTCTCTGCTGTTCCGGGTGGACCAGAGGGATTTGAGCTAGCTGCAAAGTTCTGTTACGGAGTTCATGTTGAAATTACGCAGTCAAATGTTGCCATGCTTCGTTGCGTAGCGCACTTCCTGGAAATGACGGAAGAGTATGCTGAGAAAAATATGGAAACGAGAGCTGAAGCTTATCTGAAGGAGACGGTGCTTCCAAACATATCAAAGTCGATATCAGTTCTTCATCGCTGCGAAACCCTCTTGCCAGCAGCAGAAGAAACCAACCTTGTAAGCAGGCTTATCAACGCAATTGCAAACAATGCATGCAAAGAGCAGCTCACCTCTGGCTTATTGAAACTTGACCACAACTTCACTGCAAAAGGAGCTCCAAATATGGAACCTGAAACGCCCGCAGACTGGTGGGGAAAAGCGCTTACAGTGCTTAGCCTCGACTTCTTCCAACGCGTTCTATCCGCGGTGAAAACCAAGGGTCTTAAACAGGATATGATCAGCAAAATTTTAATTAACTATGCTCATAATTCTCTTCAAGGACTTGTCGTCCGAGATAACCAATTGGTGAAAGGAAGCCTCTTGGATTTAGAATTGCAAAAGAAACAAAGGATCATTGTTGAAGCTATAGTTAGTTTGCTTCCAAcacaatcaaggaagagtccaGTTCCAATGGCGTTTCTTTCGAGCTTGTTGAAAACTGCGATTGCAGCATCAGCGTCTACTTCTTGCAGATCCGATTTAGAAAGGCGGATTGGTCTGCAGCTGGATCAGGCAATTCTCGAAGACATCCTGATTCCGGCAAATTCACATGGAAACAACCACAGCACAATCTATGATACAGATGCTGTATTGAGGATCTTTTCGATATTTTTGAActtggatgaggatgatgatgatgaagataatCACTTGAGGGACGAAAGCGAAATGGTTTATGATTTCGACAGCCCTGGATCTCCTAAACAAAGTTCAATCCTGAAGGTATCAAAGTTGCTAGACAATTATCTTGCAGAAGTTGCACTCGACTCGAACTTGATGCCGTCAAAGTTCATAGCACTAGCAGAGCTACTTCCGGACCATGCTCGAATATTAAGTGATGGACTCTACCGAGCTGTGGATATATTCCTCAAA GTGCATCCTAACCTCAAGGACTCTGAACGCTACCGCCTCTGCAAAACCATCGACTGCCAGAAACTATCCCAAGAAGCCTGCAGTCACGCAGCGCAGAACGAAAGGCTACCAGTACAGATGGCAGTTCAAGTGCTCTACTTTGAGCAAATCAGGCTCAGAAATGCAATGAACGGTGGCCACAACCAGTTCTTCTTCGGGGCAATAAACGGTACACAATTCCCTCAGCGATCAGGCAGTGGTGCAGGCAGTGGAGCCATTTCGCCAAGGGACAACTACGCGTCAGTCAGAAGAGAGAACCGAGAGCTGAAGCTTGAAGTTGCGAGAATGCGGATGAGGCTGACAGACTTAGAAAAAGATCATGTTTCTATGAAACAAGAGCTTGTGAAGTCACATCCTGCAAACAAGCTGTTCAAATCGTTCACCAAAAAGTTGGGGAAGCTCAATGCATTGTTCAAGATCAATAGTATCAAGCCTTTAGGGGGGAAGGCGCATTCGGAGTCCAGATTTCCGTTCCAGAAGCGAAGGCGCCATTCGGTTTCATGA
- the LOC103430624 gene encoding BTB/POZ domain-containing protein At1g03010-like isoform X1: MGAVTIGELKPSISGKRSFRPSSSIRHATEWPISDVSSDLTVEIGASSFALHKFPLVSKSGRIRRLLLEAKDAKVSRIILSAVPGGPEGFELAAKFCYGVHVEITQSNVAMLRCVAHFLEMTEEYAEKNMETRAEAYLKETVLPNISKSISVLHRCETLLPAAEETNLVSRLINAIANNACKEQLTSGLLKLDHNFTAKGAPNMEPETPADWWGKALTVLSLDFFQRVLSAVKTKGLKQDMISKILINYAHNSLQGLVVRDNQLVKGSLLDLELQKKQRIIVEAIVSLLPTQSRKSPVPMAFLSSLLKTAIAASASTSCRSDLERRIGLQLDQAILEDILIPANSHGNNHSTIYDTDAVLRIFSIFLNLDEDDDDEDNHLRDESEMVYDFDSPGSPKQSSILKVSKLLDNYLAEVALDSNLMPSKFIALAELLPDHARILSDGLYRAVDIFLKVHPNLKDSERYRLCKTIDCQKLSQEACSHAAQNERLPVQMAVQVLYFEQIRLRNAMNGGHNQFFFGAINGTQFPQRSGSGAGSGAISPRDNYASVRRENRELKLEVARMRMRLTDLEKDHVSMKQELVKSHPANKLFKSFTKKLGKLNALFKINSIKPLGGKAHSESRFPFQKRRRHSVS, encoded by the exons ATGGGGGCCGTCACCATTGGTGAACTGAAGCCTAGCATTTCCGGGAAGCGGTCGTTTCGTCCGAGTTCCAGCATAAGGCATGCCACTGAATG GCCAATCTCTGATGTTTCTAGCGATCTTACTGTGGAAATAGGAGCATCAAGCTTTGCACTTCACAAG TTCCCCCTAGTTTCTAAGAGTGGAAGGATTCGGAGACTGTTGCTTGAAGCAAAAGATGCAAAAGTTTCGCGCATAATTCTCTCTGCTGTTCCGGGTGGACCAGAGGGATTTGAGCTAGCTGCAAAGTTCTGTTACGGAGTTCATGTTGAAATTACGCAGTCAAATGTTGCCATGCTTCGTTGCGTAGCGCACTTCCTGGAAATGACGGAAGAGTATGCTGAGAAAAATATGGAAACGAGAGCTGAAGCTTATCTGAAGGAGACGGTGCTTCCAAACATATCAAAGTCGATATCAGTTCTTCATCGCTGCGAAACCCTCTTGCCAGCAGCAGAAGAAACCAACCTTGTAAGCAGGCTTATCAACGCAATTGCAAACAATGCATGCAAAGAGCAGCTCACCTCTGGCTTATTGAAACTTGACCACAACTTCACTGCAAAAGGAGCTCCAAATATGGAACCTGAAACGCCCGCAGACTGGTGGGGAAAAGCGCTTACAGTGCTTAGCCTCGACTTCTTCCAACGCGTTCTATCCGCGGTGAAAACCAAGGGTCTTAAACAGGATATGATCAGCAAAATTTTAATTAACTATGCTCATAATTCTCTTCAAGGACTTGTCGTCCGAGATAACCAATTGGTGAAAGGAAGCCTCTTGGATTTAGAATTGCAAAAGAAACAAAGGATCATTGTTGAAGCTATAGTTAGTTTGCTTCCAAcacaatcaaggaagagtccaGTTCCAATGGCGTTTCTTTCGAGCTTGTTGAAAACTGCGATTGCAGCATCAGCGTCTACTTCTTGCAGATCCGATTTAGAAAGGCGGATTGGTCTGCAGCTGGATCAGGCAATTCTCGAAGACATCCTGATTCCGGCAAATTCACATGGAAACAACCACAGCACAATCTATGATACAGATGCTGTATTGAGGATCTTTTCGATATTTTTGAActtggatgaggatgatgatgatgaagataatCACTTGAGGGACGAAAGCGAAATGGTTTATGATTTCGACAGCCCTGGATCTCCTAAACAAAGTTCAATCCTGAAGGTATCAAAGTTGCTAGACAATTATCTTGCAGAAGTTGCACTCGACTCGAACTTGATGCCGTCAAAGTTCATAGCACTAGCAGAGCTACTTCCGGACCATGCTCGAATATTAAGTGATGGACTCTACCGAGCTGTGGATATATTCCTCAAA GTGCATCCTAACCTCAAGGACTCTGAACGCTACCGCCTCTGCAAAACCATCGACTGCCAGAAACTATCCCAAGAAGCCTGCAGTCACGCAGCGCAGAACGAAAGGCTACCAGTACAGATGGCAGTTCAAGTGCTCTACTTTGAGCAAATCAGGCTCAGAAATGCAATGAACGGTGGCCACAACCAGTTCTTCTTCGGGGCAATAAACGGTACACAATTCCCTCAGCGATCAGGCAGTGGTGCAGGCAGTGGAGCCATTTCGCCAAGGGACAACTACGCGTCAGTCAGAAGAGAGAACCGAGAGCTGAAGCTTGAAGTTGCGAGAATGCGGATGAGGCTGACAGACTTAGAAAAAGATCATGTTTCTATGAAACAAGAGCTTGTGAAGTCACATCCTGCAAACAAGCTGTTCAAATCGTTCACCAAAAAGTTGGGGAAGCTCAATGCATTGTTCAAGATCAATAGTATCAAGCCTTTAGGGGGGAAGGCGCATTCGGAGTCCAGATTTCCGTTCCAGAAGCGAAGGCGCCATTCGGTTTCATGA